A window of Oncorhynchus masou masou isolate Uvic2021 unplaced genomic scaffold, UVic_Omas_1.1 unplaced_scaffold_2532, whole genome shotgun sequence contains these coding sequences:
- the LOC135533627 gene encoding GTP-binding protein Rhes-like, producing the protein MEVKGNPSTCSPTTTTNMPVAHQRAEPSQFPGTRALSPGSSKVLLAYKNVTQHLNSPGLKASMGFLKMVTSQWKHQEKKGRLVRSQSTASWLPPPSDGHSCKRSPLDQLSALVLQGQIRFGEDDPRLAQDSPQDPLSSTKPQNCRRIVVLGAPRVGKTSILRRYLWDGFVEEYQPTSEDFLRKMFHIRGETYQIDVLDASGERSFPAKRRLSILTGDIFLLVFTLDDRSSFEEVCALRTEILAAKTKLLKPTRPGQSARVPTVVCANKVDLSPAERVLSRAEVLRALGEDCAYFETSAKDRTNLEEVFEALAKRGGLPTETSPSQHRKVSIRSYQALKECRAAGRGSQATGCKAPCGALYPLARRPSFSTDLRQVLGPDSTRKPGKPLEKCQIQ; encoded by the exons ATGGAGGTAAAAGGTAACCCATCCACTTGCTCACCGACCACCACAACCAACATGCCCGTCGCCCATCAGCGGGCTGAACCTTCTCAGTTCCCCGGGACCAGAGCCCTGAGCCCCGGCTCCTCCAAGGTCCTGCTGGCATACAAAAACGTAACCCAGCACCTGAACTCACCGGGGCTCAAAGCCAGCATGGGTTTCCTTAAAATGGTCACGTCTCAGTGGAAGCACCAGGAAAAGAAGGGGAGGTTGGTGCGGTCCCAAAGCACAGCTAGCTGGCTTCCACCTCCCTCCGATGGCCACTCTTGCAAGAGGTCGCCACTGGACCAGCTATCTGCTCTGGTTCTCCAGGGGCAGATTCGGTTCGGCGAGGACGACCCAAGACTCGCCCAGGACTCTCCGCAGGACCCGCTGAGCTCCACCAAGCCGCAGAACTGCAGGCGCATCGTGGTTCTGGGTGCGCCCCGGGTGGGCAAGACTTCAATCTTGCGACGGTACCTCTGGGACGGCTTCGTGGAGGAGTACCAGCCCACCTCCGAGGATTTCCTCCGGAAAATGTTCCACATCCGCGGGGAGACGTATCAGATCGACGTACTTGACGCCTCCGGAGAGAGGAGCTTCCCGGCGAAACGCAGGCTCTCCATACTAACCG GTGACATATTCCTTCTGGTCTTCACCCTGGACGACCGGAGCTCGTTCGAGGAGGTGTGTGCCCTGCGCACTGAGATCCTCGCGGCCAAAACCAAGCTCCTCAAGCCCACCAGGCCGGGCCAGAGCGCACGGGTCCCCACGGTAGTCTGCGCTAACAAGGTGGACTTGTCCCCAGCGGAGAGAGTACTTTCCCGGGCAGAGGTGCTCCGAGCCCTCGGTGAGGACTGCGCCTACTTCGAGACCTCCGCCAAAGACCGCACTAATCTGGAGGAGGTATTCGAGGCTCTGGCTAAACGGGGCGGGTTGCCAACGGAAACTAGTCCGTCGCAGCACCGCAAAGTTTCGATTCGGTCGTACCAGGCGCTGAAAGAGTGCAGAGCGGCCGGGAGAGGGAGCCAGGCCACGGGTTGTAAGGCTCCGTGTGGGGCGCTGTATCCGCTCGCTCGACGGCCGAGTTTCAGCACAGATCTCCGTCAAGTCCTCGGCCCCGACTCCACACGGAAGCCGGGCAAGCCGCTGGAGAAGTGTCAGATTCAGTGA